In the genome of Fusobacterium necrogenes, one region contains:
- a CDS encoding AAA family ATPase, whose amino-acid sequence MKGITGNTWKDIIIEIKGKIFKIYNQFEEIITPILSESESKIFKRLLNKESDEGELKTALSFLTLLLYKYYNQKVIVLIDEYDSPIISASEKGYYTEMKDFLKAFYGEVLKTNDYLQMGVLTGIIRVAQAGIFLDLNNFTNYTILNNEYSNSFGLVENEVKAMLDYYDIGYEMPEVKEWYDGYSFGKDEIYNPWSILKYVQSRELKSHWVNTSGNALILNMLLASNSTVFDNLNDLINGKDIMVYINESIRMGDNLSPNNIWEIMLFSGYLTVKEKLSETMFTLRIPNKEIQKLFKGLFVDAIFRESN is encoded by the coding sequence TTGAAAGGAATAACTGGTAATACATGGAAAGATATAATTATAGAAATCAAAGGTAAAATATTTAAGATATATAATCAATTTGAGGAAATAATTACTCCTATTTTATCAGAAAGTGAAAGTAAAATATTTAAAAGATTACTCAATAAAGAAAGTGATGAAGGAGAATTAAAAACTGCATTATCATTCTTAACACTATTATTATACAAATATTATAATCAAAAGGTAATTGTATTAATAGATGAGTATGATTCTCCAATAATATCAGCTTCTGAAAAAGGTTATTATACAGAGATGAAAGATTTTTTAAAGGCTTTCTATGGAGAGGTACTTAAAACTAATGATTACTTACAGATGGGAGTTCTTACAGGAATAATAAGAGTAGCTCAAGCAGGAATATTTTTGGACTTAAATAACTTTACAAACTACACAATATTAAATAATGAGTATAGCAATAGTTTTGGATTAGTAGAAAATGAAGTGAAAGCTATGTTAGATTATTATGATATAGGTTACGAGATGCCAGAAGTAAAAGAGTGGTATGATGGTTATAGTTTTGGAAAAGATGAAATATACAATCCTTGGAGTATTTTAAAATATGTACAAAGTAGGGAGTTAAAATCTCATTGGGTAAATACTTCTGGAAATGCTTTAATATTAAATATGTTATTAGCCTCAAACTCAACTGTATTTGATAACTTAAATGATTTGATAAATGGTAAGGATATAATGGTATATATCAATGAAAGTATAAGAATGGGAGATAACCTTTCTCCTAATAATATTTGGGAGATTATGTTATTCTCTGGATATTTGACGGTTAAAGAAAAACTTAGTGAAACAATGTTTACCTTAAGAATACCTAATAAAGAAATACAAAAACTATTTAAAGGTTTATTTGTAGATGCTATTTTTAGAGAGAGTAATTAG
- a CDS encoding PD-(D/E)XK nuclease domain-containing protein, whose protein sequence is MHPNMESGYGRADIIFTPRNKAWAGYILELKRANTNDIEKEAEKAFNQIEDKKYETLLKKNGVKDIVKIGLVFDGKKAIAYY, encoded by the coding sequence ATGCATCCTAATATGGAGAGTGGTTATGGTAGAGCTGATATAATATTCACTCCAAGAAATAAAGCTTGGGCAGGATATATTTTAGAACTAAAAAGAGCTAATACTAATGATATAGAAAAAGAAGCAGAAAAAGCTTTTAATCAAATAGAAGATAAAAAATATGAAACTCTATTAAAGAAAAACGGAGTAAAAGATATAGTAAAAATTGGTTTAGTTTTTGATGGGAAAAAAGCTATAGCTTATTATTAA
- a CDS encoding AAA family ATPase, which produces MKIEKLKIQNFRCYENIELELKDNYTVLIGINGAGKTTILDAISIALGGYISNFDGMGIHGISKSDSHYKMYELGSRIEREHQFPVKIFAVGKIGNHEIEWTRSLNKENGRTTNIGAKEIIAYATEIQEKVKSGNKEVILPLIAYYGTGRLWMQKREKNSKKSQENFSRLKGYIDCLDSASNEKMMLRWFEKMTYLELQEGEKIPELEVVRKALNNTYEIIDESIEKANFNYKVKSGELEVSIKRKNGTVESLPLRILSDGIKSTMSMIADIAYRMAILNPQLLDNILQETSGIVLIDEIDMHLHPSWQSKIIKVLTKTFPKVQFIFTTHSPSVLSNISNENILILNNLEIYKLTDKTYGRDIESIVHQIMRTEVRPQEIVEKLKKFNNLLDEGKIDEAKKLLEELEEVLGQNDTNIIDARISLDLEEMGI; this is translated from the coding sequence ATGAAAATAGAGAAACTTAAAATCCAAAACTTTCGTTGTTATGAGAATATAGAGTTAGAATTAAAAGATAACTATACAGTTCTAATTGGAATAAATGGAGCAGGTAAAACTACTATTTTAGATGCAATCTCCATAGCTTTAGGTGGTTATATTTCTAATTTTGATGGAATGGGAATACATGGAATCAGTAAAAGTGATTCTCACTATAAAATGTATGAACTAGGAAGTAGAATAGAAAGAGAGCATCAATTTCCTGTTAAGATTTTTGCTGTTGGAAAGATAGGTAATCATGAGATAGAATGGACTAGAAGTCTAAATAAAGAAAATGGAAGAACTACTAATATAGGAGCAAAGGAAATTATAGCTTATGCAACAGAGATACAGGAAAAAGTAAAATCAGGAAATAAAGAGGTGATTTTACCACTAATAGCTTATTATGGAACTGGTAGACTTTGGATGCAAAAAAGAGAAAAAAATAGTAAAAAGAGCCAAGAAAATTTTTCTCGTTTAAAAGGTTATATTGATTGCTTGGATTCTGCTTCTAATGAAAAAATGATGTTAAGATGGTTTGAGAAAATGACCTATTTAGAATTACAAGAAGGGGAAAAAATTCCAGAACTTGAAGTTGTAAGAAAAGCTTTAAATAATACTTATGAAATAATAGATGAGAGCATAGAGAAAGCTAATTTTAATTATAAGGTTAAGAGTGGAGAGCTAGAAGTTAGTATTAAAAGAAAAAATGGAACAGTAGAAAGCCTTCCACTTAGAATACTTAGTGATGGTATAAAAAGTACTATGAGTATGATAGCTGATATAGCATATAGAATGGCTATATTAAATCCTCAACTATTAGATAACATTTTACAAGAAACTTCTGGAATAGTTCTTATAGATGAAATAGATATGCATTTACACCCAAGTTGGCAAAGCAAGATAATAAAAGTTTTAACTAAGACATTTCCAAAGGTACAATTTATATTTACAACACATTCTCCTAGTGTATTGTCAAATATCTCCAATGAAAATATCTTGATTTTAAATAACTTAGAAATATATAAATTAACAGATAAAACTTATGGAAGAGATATAGAAAGTATAGTTCATCAAATAATGAGAACAGAAGTTAGACCTCAAGAGATAGTGGAGAAATTGAAAAAATTTAATAATCTATTAGATGAAGGTAAGATAGATGAAGCAAAAAAATTATTAGAGGAATTAGAAGAAGTATTAGGACAAAATGATACTAATATCATAGATGCAAGAATTTCACTAGATTTAGAAGAAATGGGTATATAA
- a CDS encoding HNH endonuclease family protein translates to MILIRKNRIPSSLVEYKRTINASFDNLSKEVKDKLRTSLLKEQGYICAYCMRKLGDDSSKVKIEHYVARNEENELEYKNLLAVCKGNEEESFERQTCDTRKGNREIKINPQANSDILTISYTSNGEIKSSNSDYQKDFDATLNLNDIFGLVEARKEALNSLKRNLSKSKTHLTEDTIRRIYTRYLEAEIKESYVGILLWYLQKKIR, encoded by the coding sequence ATGATACTAATTAGAAAAAATCGTATTCCTTCATCTTTAGTTGAATATAAACGAACTATAAATGCTTCCTTTGATAATTTATCTAAAGAAGTAAAAGATAAATTGAGAACTTCTTTATTAAAAGAACAAGGATATATTTGTGCTTATTGTATGAGAAAATTGGGAGATGATTCTTCGAAAGTAAAAATAGAGCATTATGTTGCAAGAAATGAGGAGAATGAATTAGAATATAAGAATTTACTTGCTGTTTGTAAAGGAAATGAGGAAGAATCTTTTGAAAGACAGACTTGTGATACAAGAAAAGGTAATAGAGAAATAAAAATAAATCCTCAAGCAAATAGTGATATTTTAACTATTAGTTATACAAGTAATGGAGAAATAAAATCAAGTAATTCAGATTACCAAAAAGACTTTGATGCTACACTGAATCTTAATGATATTTTTGGATTAGTAGAGGCTAGGAAAGAAGCTTTAAATTCACTAAAAAGAAATCTTAGTAAAAGCAAAACTCATTTAACAGAAGATACAATAAGAAGAATATATACACGATACTTAGAAGCAGAAATAAAAGAGTCATATGTTGGAATATTATTATGGTATCTTCAGAAAAAAATAAGATAA
- a CDS encoding site-specific DNA-methyltransferase produces the protein MLAKIVKDTLQQDERLIENDEFNMIKFFDLLEKYDTKILELLYQNEEIKNKFFLEINGINIFKQEEFKFFIQQQKPFKNGWTKLKNRIGLCDGKYFLQDTQDIVLNFPFKDCILEGGQSTDEGIDSYFNYEITEFKDQEKANKVELVGKETKVKVSARGKENYVISGFKEYKTKRKEIFFNEILAKDEIDRLLERKAFTGWKKYSETGEEIIENIRRDENGVIKENLIIKGNNLLALHSLKKEFNGKIKLIYIDPPYNTKNDSFAYNDNFNHSTWLTFMKNRLEVARELLREDGFICIQVDKNEVHYLKVLMDEIFDRENFIADISIKSSNISGNKTSHKEKTILKNKDNLLVYSKNYYNIYIQPQYIKKNDWDTHYNKFLVQYENKGKIEYRIESFKDILLANKIIDEKDKITPQSNQNELFNKFVFENRDKIFRFVNSISPELKKLSILNPNKIVEKYNEKTLKTEMAINGQRINKLEKTYNLVDGDLVQAQLIGDFWWDLDFQNTQNEGGKGVSLPNGQKPEKLMKRIIEMFTNKKDIILDFHLGSGTTCAVAHKLGRQYIGIEQMDYIESLSVQRLKNVIEGEQGGISKNINWQGGGEFLYLEFAKYNEEAKEKIKNCETSEELENLFDELYNKYYLNYNLNIKNFKKLIITSEYKNLSLDDKKKMYLSMLDLNSMYINYEDMEDDKFKLSDSDIKLTKQFYGGK, from the coding sequence TTGCTAGCTAAAATTGTAAAAGATACATTACAGCAAGATGAGAGATTAATTGAAAATGATGAATTTAATATGATTAAATTTTTTGATTTATTGGAAAAATATGATACAAAAATATTAGAATTATTGTATCAAAATGAGGAGATAAAAAATAAATTTTTTTTAGAAATAAATGGAATAAATATTTTTAAACAAGAAGAGTTTAAATTTTTTATTCAACAACAAAAACCTTTTAAAAATGGTTGGACAAAATTAAAAAATAGAATAGGATTATGTGATGGAAAGTATTTTTTACAAGATACACAAGATATAGTTTTAAATTTTCCATTTAAAGATTGTATTTTAGAAGGAGGACAATCAACAGATGAAGGAATAGATAGTTATTTTAACTACGAAATAACTGAATTTAAAGACCAAGAAAAAGCAAATAAGGTAGAGCTAGTTGGAAAAGAAACTAAGGTAAAAGTATCAGCTAGAGGAAAAGAAAATTATGTTATTTCTGGATTTAAAGAATACAAAACTAAAAGAAAAGAAATATTTTTTAATGAAATTTTAGCAAAAGATGAGATAGATAGATTATTAGAAAGAAAAGCTTTTACTGGTTGGAAAAAATATTCAGAAACTGGAGAAGAAATCATTGAAAATATAAGAAGAGATGAAAATGGAGTAATTAAAGAAAATTTAATAATTAAAGGAAATAATCTGTTGGCTCTTCATAGTTTAAAAAAAGAATTTAATGGAAAAATAAAATTGATATATATTGACCCACCATATAATACAAAGAATGATAGTTTTGCATATAATGATAACTTCAATCATTCGACTTGGTTAACTTTTATGAAAAATAGACTTGAGGTAGCGAGAGAACTTTTAAGAGAGGATGGATTTATATGTATTCAAGTTGATAAGAATGAAGTTCATTATTTAAAAGTTCTTATGGATGAAATATTCGACAGAGAAAATTTTATAGCTGATATTTCTATAAAATCGTCAAATATTTCAGGAAATAAAACTTCTCATAAAGAAAAGACAATTTTAAAAAACAAAGATAATTTACTTGTTTATTCAAAAAATTATTATAACATATATATACAGCCACAATATATTAAAAAAAATGATTGGGATACACATTATAATAAGTTTTTAGTTCAATATGAAAATAAAGGAAAAATAGAATATAGAATAGAATCTTTTAAAGATATATTGCTTGCTAATAAAATAATAGATGAAAAAGATAAAATAACTCCACAAAGTAACCAAAATGAACTTTTTAATAAATTTGTTTTTGAAAATAGAGATAAAATTTTTCGTTTTGTTAATTCTATTTCTCCAGAATTAAAAAAATTGAGTATATTAAATCCTAATAAAATTGTAGAGAAATATAATGAGAAAACTTTAAAAACTGAAATGGCAATAAATGGACAACGTATTAATAAATTAGAGAAAACTTATAACTTAGTTGATGGTGATTTAGTACAAGCACAATTAATAGGAGATTTTTGGTGGGATTTAGACTTTCAAAATACACAAAATGAAGGAGGTAAAGGTGTTTCTTTACCAAATGGACAAAAGCCTGAAAAATTAATGAAAAGAATAATAGAAATGTTCACAAATAAAAAAGATATAATTTTAGATTTCCATTTAGGAAGTGGAACAACTTGTGCAGTAGCTCACAAACTTGGAAGACAATATATAGGAATAGAGCAAATGGACTATATTGAATCTTTAAGTGTCCAACGTTTAAAAAATGTAATTGAAGGAGAACAAGGGGGTATTTCTAAAAATATTAATTGGCAAGGTGGAGGAGAATTTTTATATTTAGAGTTTGCTAAATATAATGAAGAAGCCAAAGAAAAAATAAAAAATTGTGAAACTTCAGAAGAATTAGAAAATTTATTCGATGAATTGTACAATAAATACTATTTAAATTATAATTTAAATATTAAAAATTTTAAAAAGTTAATAATAACTTCTGAATATAAAAATCTTTCACTAGATGATAAAAAGAAAATGTATTTATCAATGCTAGATTTAAATAGTATGTACATTAATTATGAAGATATGGAAGATGATAAATTTAAGTTATCAGATAGTGATATAAAATTAACAAAGCAATTTTATGGAGGAAAATAA
- a CDS encoding DEAD/DEAH box helicase family protein — MYLYEELNNAKKYVSIKISDYITSNLKYELFFWQKEALENLILLESKEVKNHLMFNMATGSGKTLVMASLILYYYMKGYKNFLFITNQNNIIEKTKLNFLQSYSNKYLYKDKIIIDNKEVKIKEVDNFSSNIDENTIEIKFSTLQQLYLDINQEKENQLTLEELLDKDIIILADEAHHLNSNTKQGNLRFKPESLEGKGIKEEDVETFGWENMVREQLLEKEGATLRGNKNKLIEFTATIPTEEEVVRKYTDKIVYKFDLKRFLQEGYTKEINLISSTFDKKQRIIHMLLINWYRHDIALKNNIPNFKPVILIKSENIENSTADYNSFLEIIKNITNDDFKFLEILKNKIIGINEINQNGYTITEKVLNKLNGNYDEVVKYIKNNFKEENIIVTNSKINLDSSTEIKLNSLEDPNNIIRVIFTVDRLTEGWDVLNLYEIVRMKETQNSGGNNKGKSSPTTVEEKQLIGRGVRYYPFEYLDKEKNKRKFDNDIENELRMLEELFYYTYDEESRYITDLKNELKKDGYIPENSEKVQKKFGLKNSFKETRFYTDFKIMGNKKVKNEITRKMTLEELKSTKIEIKLNYSLKEEDKIFDNERHLELESDIHQLEIKIKDIPKHVFFKALNRCISVDKNIFKFEILKNKLGIKTVDELLKDEYLGEFKISINSKNVSLESISGEDFLQITEKGLKKIFYDLETNFYDERGTEFEPLYSIEELFGKEKVKIIKKENIDKSASLNSELVNRPWYVLNSFVGTSEEISCINFLKENLFLLEEKYEEVYLLRNEEIYKIYDFSTGRGFQPDFLLFLKEKGNKKYYQIFIEPKGSHLLENDEWKNNFLKEITKRYENKNLFENYTIESEEYIYRIVGLPLYNTEKNEEFKEAFENII; from the coding sequence ATGTATCTCTATGAAGAATTAAATAATGCTAAAAAATATGTGTCAATAAAAATTTCAGATTATATAACTTCTAATTTAAAATATGAATTGTTTTTTTGGCAAAAAGAGGCACTAGAAAATCTTATTTTATTGGAAAGTAAAGAAGTTAAAAATCATTTAATGTTTAATATGGCAACTGGAAGTGGAAAAACTTTAGTAATGGCATCACTTATTTTATATTATTATATGAAAGGGTATAAAAATTTTTTATTTATAACAAATCAAAATAATATAATAGAAAAAACAAAGTTAAATTTTTTACAAAGTTATTCCAATAAATATTTATATAAGGATAAAATTATTATAGATAATAAAGAAGTAAAGATAAAGGAAGTTGATAATTTTAGTTCAAATATTGATGAAAATACTATTGAAATAAAATTTTCAACACTACAACAGTTATACTTAGATATAAACCAAGAAAAAGAAAATCAATTAACATTAGAAGAGTTACTTGATAAAGATATTATAATTTTAGCAGATGAAGCACATCATTTGAATAGTAATACAAAACAAGGAAATTTAAGATTTAAACCTGAATCTCTTGAAGGAAAAGGAATTAAAGAAGAAGATGTAGAGACTTTTGGTTGGGAAAATATGGTTAGAGAACAACTTTTAGAAAAAGAAGGAGCAACTTTAAGAGGCAATAAAAATAAATTAATAGAATTTACTGCAACAATACCAACAGAAGAAGAAGTTGTAAGAAAATATACAGATAAAATTGTATATAAGTTTGATTTAAAAAGATTTCTTCAAGAGGGATATACAAAAGAAATAAATTTAATTTCTTCAACTTTTGATAAAAAACAAAGAATAATTCATATGCTTTTAATAAATTGGTATAGACATGACATTGCATTAAAAAATAATATTCCTAATTTTAAGCCTGTAATTTTGATTAAAAGTGAAAATATAGAAAATTCAACAGCAGATTATAATAGTTTCTTAGAAATTATAAAAAATATAACAAATGATGATTTTAAATTTTTAGAGATATTAAAAAATAAAATAATTGGAATTAATGAAATTAATCAAAATGGATACACTATAACAGAGAAAGTCTTAAATAAATTAAATGGGAATTATGATGAAGTTGTAAAATATATAAAAAATAATTTTAAGGAAGAAAATATAATTGTAACAAATTCTAAAATAAACTTAGACTCTTCCACTGAAATAAAATTAAATTCACTAGAAGATCCAAATAATATCATAAGAGTTATTTTTACAGTGGATAGATTAACTGAAGGATGGGATGTTCTAAATCTTTATGAAATTGTAAGAATGAAAGAAACTCAAAACTCAGGAGGGAATAATAAAGGAAAATCTAGTCCTACAACCGTAGAAGAAAAGCAATTGATTGGAAGAGGAGTAAGATACTACCCATTTGAATACTTAGATAAAGAAAAAAATAAAAGAAAATTTGATAATGATATTGAAAATGAATTAAGAATGTTAGAAGAATTATTTTATTATACTTATGATGAAGAATCTAGATATATAACAGATTTAAAAAATGAACTAAAAAAAGATGGTTATATACCTGAAAATAGTGAAAAAGTACAAAAAAAATTTGGTTTGAAAAATAGCTTTAAAGAAACTAGATTTTATACTGATTTCAAAATAATGGGAAATAAAAAAGTAAAAAATGAAATAACTAGAAAGATGACATTAGAAGAATTAAAAAGTACAAAAATTGAGATAAAACTAAACTATAGTTTAAAAGAAGAAGATAAAATTTTTGATAATGAAAGACATTTAGAGTTAGAAAGTGACATTCATCAATTAGAAATCAAGATAAAAGATATACCTAAACATGTATTTTTTAAAGCTTTAAATCGATGTATAAGTGTAGATAAAAATATATTTAAATTTGAAATTTTAAAAAATAAATTAGGAATTAAAACTGTTGATGAGCTTTTAAAGGATGAATATTTAGGAGAATTTAAAATATCAATTAATTCAAAAAATGTTTCTTTGGAAAGTATTAGTGGAGAAGATTTTTTGCAAATAACAGAAAAGGGACTGAAGAAAATTTTTTATGATTTAGAAACTAATTTTTATGATGAAAGAGGAACTGAATTTGAACCATTATATTCTATTGAAGAATTATTTGGAAAAGAAAAAGTAAAAATAATAAAAAAAGAAAATATAGATAAATCTGCTTCTTTAAATTCAGAGTTAGTAAATAGACCTTGGTATGTTTTAAACTCTTTTGTAGGAACAAGTGAAGAAATATCTTGTATAAATTTTTTGAAAGAAAATTTATTTTTATTAGAAGAAAAATATGAAGAAGTTTATTTATTGAGAAATGAAGAGATTTATAAAATATATGATTTTAGTACAGGAAGAGGATTTCAACCAGATTTTTTACTATTTTTAAAAGAAAAGGGTAATAAAAAGTATTATCAAATTTTTATTGAACCAAAGGGAAGTCATTTATTAGAAAATGATGAATGGAAAAATAATTTTTTAAAAGAAATAACAAAACGTTATGAAAATAAAAATTTATTTGAAAATTATACTATAGAAAGTGAAGAATATATTTATAGAATAGTTGGCTTACCTTTGTATAACACAGAGAAGAATGAAGAGTTTAAAGAAGCTTTTGAAAACATAATTTAA
- a CDS encoding ABC transporter substrate-binding protein — protein MRYIHENMTLLEICEKYPESIEFLESKGFNNLNNESIKSMLGKLSLKNALVSKKINVETFVEMLNEFINQSRDSVDITMKKNIVKDEEITVMGLLPCPIRIPLLEGFTKFLEENPDIKVKYELKAASAGLDWLKDDVIKANHPERLADIFISAGFDLFFEERLMGKFKKEHIFKDITGIEKYNKDFQNEEISLKDPDGDYSMLGVVPAVFLVNKNMLGDREIPKSWADLLKPEFRKSVSLPISDFDLFNSILININKNYGEEGVANLGRALLENLHPSQMVKSDKMKSNTPTVTIMPYFFTKMIKADGPMVPVWPSDGAAISPIFMLTKKDKAEKIKKLVDYLAGEEVGKVFSHQGLFPTVNPNVDNRIEGKKFMWCGWDYIRNNNIGEILEKTKDIFFKASEEE, from the coding sequence ATGAGATATATACATGAGAATATGACACTATTAGAGATATGTGAAAAATATCCAGAAAGTATAGAATTTTTAGAGTCAAAAGGATTTAATAATTTGAATAATGAAAGTATAAAAAGTATGTTAGGAAAGTTGAGCTTAAAAAATGCTTTAGTATCTAAAAAAATAAATGTAGAAACTTTTGTAGAGATGCTAAATGAATTTATTAATCAAAGTAGAGACAGTGTAGATATTACGATGAAAAAAAATATTGTTAAAGATGAAGAAATAACAGTTATGGGACTTTTACCTTGTCCAATAAGAATACCACTATTAGAAGGTTTTACAAAATTTTTAGAAGAAAACCCAGATATAAAAGTAAAATATGAATTAAAAGCTGCATCAGCTGGACTTGATTGGCTAAAAGATGATGTCATAAAAGCTAATCATCCTGAAAGGTTAGCAGATATATTTATATCAGCAGGTTTTGATCTATTTTTTGAAGAAAGACTTATGGGAAAATTTAAAAAAGAACACATATTTAAAGACATCACAGGTATAGAAAAATATAATAAAGATTTCCAAAATGAAGAAATTTCTTTAAAAGATCCAGATGGAGATTATTCTATGTTAGGAGTAGTGCCAGCTGTATTTTTAGTAAATAAGAATATGTTAGGAGATAGGGAGATACCAAAATCTTGGGCAGATTTATTAAAACCAGAGTTTAGAAAATCTGTAAGTTTACCAATATCAGATTTTGATTTATTCAATTCTATTTTAATAAATATAAATAAAAATTATGGAGAGGAGGGAGTAGCAAATTTAGGAAGAGCTTTATTAGAAAATTTACATCCATCTCAAATGGTAAAGTCGGATAAAATGAAATCTAACACTCCGACAGTTACTATTATGCCATATTTCTTTACAAAGATGATAAAAGCTGATGGACCAATGGTACCAGTATGGCCAAGTGATGGGGCTGCAATTTCTCCAATATTTATGCTTACTAAAAAGGATAAAGCAGAAAAAATAAAAAAACTTGTAGATTATTTAGCAGGAGAAGAGGTAGGAAAAGTATTTTCACATCAAGGACTATTTCCTACTGTAAATCCAAATGTAGATAATAGAATAGAAGGAAAGAAATTTATGTGGTGTGGTTGGGATTACATACGTAATAATAATATCGGCGAAATATTAGAGAAAACAAAAGATATATTCTTTAAAGCAAGTGAGGAGGAATAA
- a CDS encoding GTP-binding protein → MNLVTISGPPSSGKTSLIIKTIESFKQRGIKVGVVKFDCLYTDDDKLYEKIGVPVRKGLSGSLCPDHYFVSNIEEVVKWGIEESLDVLITESAGLCNRCSPYIKDIKAVCVIDNLSGVNTPKKIGPMLKSADIVVITKGDIVSQAEREVFSSRVMSVNPKATIMHVNGLNGQGAYEFGTLIYDEDEKLESLKGKSLRFSMPSALCSYCLGETRIGEEHQMGNVRKIDLSSSCKGGSCGK, encoded by the coding sequence ATGAATTTAGTAACAATATCAGGACCACCATCATCTGGAAAAACTTCCTTGATAATAAAGACAATAGAGAGTTTTAAACAAAGAGGGATTAAAGTAGGAGTAGTGAAATTTGATTGCTTATATACTGATGATGATAAATTGTATGAAAAAATAGGAGTTCCAGTTAGAAAGGGTTTATCAGGTTCTCTATGTCCAGATCACTACTTTGTAAGCAATATTGAAGAAGTTGTAAAATGGGGGATAGAAGAAAGTTTAGATGTCCTTATTACAGAGAGTGCGGGGCTGTGTAATAGGTGTTCACCATATATAAAGGATATAAAGGCTGTATGTGTAATAGATAATCTAAGTGGTGTGAATACTCCTAAAAAAATAGGACCAATGTTAAAGAGTGCAGATATAGTAGTAATAACAAAGGGAGATATAGTATCTCAGGCAGAGAGAGAGGTTTTTTCATCAAGAGTAATGTCTGTAAATCCTAAGGCTACTATTATGCACGTAAATGGACTTAATGGACAGGGAGCTTATGAATTTGGAACTCTTATTTATGATGAGGATGAGAAGTTAGAAAGTCTAAAGGGAAAAAGTTTAAGATTTTCTATGCCATCAGCTCTATGTTCTTATTGTTTAGGGGAGACTAGAATTGGAGAGGAACATCAGATGGGAAATGTTAGAAAGATAGATTTAAGCTCTTCTTGTAAAGGAGGAAGTTGTGGTAAGTAG
- a CDS encoding ATP-binding cassette domain-containing protein, producing MVSRKFLLENKLKIIIEKYPFVEEFLKDNQIDIKLELNIAEILNGYDETILEEKSLDKEKFIENLVEFVNQMIEILGIEDNSIEEMTILAGINKFGEKEEFGEFIIHKGEIISIVGPTGSGKSRLLADIEWGAQGDTPTKRTILVNGKPLDKKSRFSSSNKLVAQLSQNMNFVMDLTVYEFLELHAKSRMVENEEEVIQRIFEKANELAGEKFKIDAPITSLSGGQSRALMIADTAILSTSPIVLIDEIENAGIDRKKALDLLVGEEKIVLMATHDPLLALMGDKRIVINNGGIYKIMNITEEERGILEDLTKLDNIIQGMRNKLRYGEKLQLDM from the coding sequence GTGGTAAGTAGAAAATTTTTGTTAGAGAATAAGTTAAAAATAATTATAGAGAAATATCCTTTTGTAGAGGAGTTTTTAAAGGATAATCAGATAGATATAAAGTTAGAGCTGAATATAGCAGAGATTTTAAATGGTTATGATGAGACTATTTTAGAAGAAAAATCATTAGATAAAGAGAAATTTATAGAAAATTTAGTTGAATTTGTTAATCAAATGATTGAGATACTAGGGATAGAAGATAATAGTATAGAGGAGATGACAATTTTAGCTGGAATAAATAAATTTGGAGAGAAAGAGGAGTTTGGTGAATTTATTATTCATAAAGGGGAGATAATCTCAATAGTGGGTCCTACTGGAAGTGGAAAAAGTAGATTATTAGCAGATATAGAGTGGGGAGCTCAAGGAGATACACCAACAAAAAGAACTATTTTAGTAAATGGGAAACCTCTTGATAAGAAAAGTAGATTTTCATCAAGTAATAAATTGGTAGCTCAACTTTCACAAAATATGAACTTTGTAATGGACTTAACTGTTTATGAATTTTTAGAGTTACATGCTAAGAGTAGAATGGTTGAGAATGAAGAAGAAGTAATTCAAAGAATTTTTGAAAAAGCTAATGAATTAGCTGGAGAGAAATTTAAAATAGATGCCCCAATTACAAGTTTAAGTGGTGGACAATCAAGAGCACTTATGATAGCAGATACAGCAATATTAAGTACCTCTCCAATAGTTCTTATAGATGAGATAGAAAATGCAGGTATAGATAGAAAAAAAGCTTTAGACTTACTTGTAGGAGAGGAAAAAATAGTTTTAATGGCTACACATGACCCTTTACTTGCTCTTATGGGAGATAAGAGAATAGTTATAAATAATGGTGGTATTTATAAAATTATGAATATTACTGAAGAAGAGAGGGGAATATTAGAAGATTTAACAAAACTTGATAATATTATTCAAGGAATGAGAAATAAGCTTAGATATGGAGAAAAACTACAGTTAGACATGTGA